The following are from one region of the Hymenobacter radiodurans genome:
- a CDS encoding SGNH/GDSL hydrolase family protein, with translation MLRFRLRSLQALRSAFAVLLFSLVALTGFAQTAPPPASVAQWTTELRAFARQDSLKKPPIAAILFYGSSSIRMWETLATDFPNQPVLNRGFGGSRFPDAIQLFDQLVVRYRPRQVVLYEGDNDIAAGATPQEVYASFRTFEKLMRRKLPKSQLVFLSIKPSLARWALYPKMQEANNLIRQYIEAHPKRLRFVDVGAPMLGADGKPRPELFLEDGLHMTRAGYEIWTQAVLPVLAK, from the coding sequence ATGCTTCGTTTTCGGCTACGTTCGCTTCAGGCTCTGAGGAGCGCTTTTGCTGTTCTGCTTTTCTCACTGGTCGCGCTGACGGGCTTCGCCCAAACGGCTCCGCCCCCTGCCAGCGTCGCCCAGTGGACGACTGAGCTACGAGCATTTGCACGCCAGGACAGCCTCAAAAAGCCCCCCATCGCCGCTATTCTGTTCTACGGTAGCTCCTCCATCCGCATGTGGGAAACGCTGGCCACCGACTTCCCCAATCAACCTGTGCTCAACCGCGGCTTCGGCGGCTCGCGCTTTCCCGATGCCATTCAGCTGTTTGATCAGCTGGTGGTGCGCTACCGGCCGCGGCAAGTGGTGCTCTACGAAGGCGACAACGACATAGCGGCCGGTGCCACGCCCCAGGAAGTATATGCGTCGTTCCGCACATTTGAGAAGCTTATGCGCCGGAAGCTGCCCAAGTCGCAGCTGGTTTTTCTGTCTATCAAGCCTAGTCTGGCCCGGTGGGCGCTTTACCCCAAAATGCAGGAGGCCAACAACCTCATCCGTCAATATATCGAGGCTCACCCCAAGCGGCTGCGCTTCGTGGATGTGGGTGCGCCCATGCTCGGCGCCGATGGCAAACCCCGCCCGGAGCTCTTCCTGGAAGATGGCCTGCACATGACTCGCGCCGGCTATGAAATCTGGACGCAGGCGGTACTACCCGTTTTGGCTAAATAA
- a CDS encoding DUF1905 domain-containing protein → MPIEVINAEVTLEKFSGKGGWTYAPVPAPFAGSKGYFSTLPVSGHIDAFELTNAHLMSMGQGRLFLPVKAAIRKELGKQAGDVVRLVLFCPDEEAPLTVSADDFRECLAEVPGALEAYERLSAAHQQAWVAWVAAASTDEQKVIRAETACTRLAHLPPNTKSCLPPT, encoded by the coding sequence ATGCCCATCGAAGTCATAAATGCGGAAGTGACGCTGGAGAAATTTTCTGGCAAAGGTGGCTGGACGTATGCGCCCGTGCCGGCGCCGTTTGCGGGTTCCAAGGGTTACTTCAGCACGCTGCCGGTGAGCGGGCACATCGATGCGTTTGAGTTAACCAACGCGCACTTGATGTCTATGGGTCAGGGTCGGCTGTTTCTGCCGGTGAAGGCCGCTATTCGCAAGGAGTTGGGCAAGCAGGCCGGCGACGTGGTGCGGCTGGTGCTCTTCTGCCCCGATGAAGAGGCGCCGCTCACCGTATCCGCCGATGACTTTCGGGAGTGCCTGGCGGAGGTGCCCGGCGCGCTGGAAGCTTACGAGCGCCTGAGTGCCGCGCACCAGCAAGCCTGGGTAGCGTGGGTAGCGGCAGCCTCCACCGATGAGCAAAAAGTAATTCGGGCCGAAACTGCCTGCACGCGGCTGGCACATTTGCCCCCCAACACGAAAAGCTGCCTGCCACCGACGTAA
- a CDS encoding alpha/beta hydrolase family protein: MKKSLFISLLACLLIWLPNLSQAADPAPLKGQWKGMLKVPGGSLELIITIMPLTNGSYYAALDVPKQRVNRMPVEVELKGNDLTLRMEQAGSSFVGKVGQGAATLTGTWKQPGLTAPLVLKRLVVSTPPVAKKARLTPPYREEDVAFMNVAAKLKLAGTLTIPAGPGPFPAVALLSDTGPQDRDAGQQEYRMFGQLADYLTRRGIAVLRFDDRGVGKSGGDYRTATTVDLVGDAQAALTFLRSRDLIDPQHVGLLGHGEGANVALLAAADQHTKTPDFVVSLAGYGLTGRDVLLRQQVEIMRLIGSDAQQVQAAVDLHNRMVEVIRQTPDDTQARAKLAGILRLNNTHIDPVMAKARAIQLTTPWSRYFMDFDPTHKLSDVRCPVLALNGVDDLQVAARTNLSMLSKGLNANRDVTVHKLAGVNHSFQPDMKDWPIVNGQQQPAFSPKALDTIREWVMDRSGQPDAKKLAAHTTFFKRLKPNFAKQPKSQASR, encoded by the coding sequence ATGAAGAAATCTTTATTCATTTCTCTGTTAGCGTGCCTGCTGATTTGGCTACCTAACCTTAGCCAAGCCGCTGATCCTGCTCCGCTAAAAGGCCAGTGGAAAGGGATGCTGAAGGTACCAGGAGGCAGCCTGGAGCTAATTATCACGATTATGCCGCTTACAAATGGCTCTTACTATGCAGCGCTAGATGTGCCTAAGCAGCGGGTTAACCGCATGCCCGTAGAGGTTGAGCTGAAAGGCAACGACCTGACGCTACGTATGGAGCAGGCTGGCAGCAGCTTTGTAGGTAAAGTAGGGCAAGGCGCCGCTACCCTCACCGGTACTTGGAAGCAGCCTGGCCTCACCGCTCCGCTTGTACTGAAGCGCTTGGTCGTTTCTACGCCGCCCGTAGCTAAAAAAGCGCGCCTCACCCCCCCCTACCGCGAAGAGGATGTTGCGTTTATGAATGTCGCGGCTAAGCTCAAGCTGGCCGGCACGCTGACCATACCAGCCGGACCAGGTCCGTTTCCGGCGGTGGCTCTCTTATCTGACACAGGCCCGCAGGATCGGGACGCCGGGCAGCAGGAATACCGCATGTTTGGGCAGCTCGCCGACTATCTCACGCGCCGCGGCATTGCCGTATTGCGCTTTGATGATCGAGGTGTAGGCAAATCGGGTGGGGATTATCGTACTGCTACTACCGTCGATTTGGTAGGCGATGCGCAGGCTGCGTTAACGTTTTTGCGCTCGCGCGACCTCATCGACCCGCAGCATGTGGGCTTGCTGGGGCACGGGGAAGGTGCCAACGTAGCCTTACTAGCTGCGGCCGACCAACACACGAAGACGCCTGATTTCGTGGTATCCTTGGCGGGCTACGGCCTAACCGGTCGGGACGTGCTGCTGCGCCAGCAAGTAGAAATTATGCGGCTTATTGGCTCAGATGCTCAGCAAGTGCAAGCGGCCGTAGACCTTCACAACCGTATGGTGGAAGTAATACGCCAGACACCCGATGATACGCAGGCGCGAGCTAAGCTGGCCGGCATCCTGCGGCTCAATAACACGCATATTGACCCGGTGATGGCTAAAGCACGCGCTATTCAGCTCACCACGCCGTGGTCGCGCTACTTCATGGATTTTGATCCTACCCACAAATTATCTGACGTAAGATGCCCAGTGCTGGCGCTCAACGGCGTGGATGACTTACAGGTAGCGGCCCGCACGAATCTTTCTATGTTATCGAAAGGTCTCAACGCTAACCGCGATGTGACCGTGCACAAGCTGGCGGGCGTCAATCACTCTTTTCAACCCGACATGAAAGATTGGCCCATTGTGAACGGGCAGCAGCAGCCGGCTTTCTCACCCAAAGCGCTGGACACCATCCGCGAGTGGGTGATGGATCGTAGCGGGCAGCCCGACGCTAAAAAGTTAGCAGCGCACACCACGTTTTTCAAACGACTGAAGCCTAACTTCGCCAAGCAGCCTAAGAGTCAGGCGAGCCGGTAG
- a CDS encoding alpha/beta hydrolase family protein, with product MGILFLSLAGVLHLPASAIHIPPYAYRHPISAAISAPTCLQHLSAGRCPGSGGKWSGTLKIPNGKLLQLQLHISDNNGKPTASLDIPTQNARGIAVERVEVRGDSLLLQSNAIRASFAGRIAPTGGLITGKWRQNGAKLPLLLQRTSTAVVAAAAAATPTIPPSKPVASKNAKRPQEPQTPFPYREEEVRFTNKSAGINFAGTLTVPQGAGPFPAVVLLSGSGAQNRDQAVFGHRPFWVIADYLTRRGIAVLRFDDRGVGQSGAIRPRLRPLIMPRMPRPPWIFCVPAAT from the coding sequence ATGGGTATACTATTCCTATCACTGGCCGGCGTTTTGCACCTGCCTGCGTCAGCTATTCATATCCCTCCCTATGCATACCGCCACCCCATTTCTGCTGCTATTTCAGCTCCTACTTGCCTGCAGCACCTCAGCGCTGGGCGCTGCCCCGGCTCTGGGGGCAAATGGAGTGGGACCCTGAAAATACCGAACGGTAAGCTGCTCCAGCTTCAGCTGCATATCTCCGACAATAATGGGAAGCCCACGGCCAGCTTGGATATTCCGACCCAAAATGCGCGTGGCATTGCCGTGGAGCGAGTGGAGGTGCGCGGCGACAGCTTACTGTTGCAGTCGAATGCCATTCGAGCCTCCTTCGCGGGCCGCATAGCACCTACTGGGGGGCTAATTACGGGTAAATGGCGGCAAAATGGCGCTAAGCTGCCACTGCTGTTGCAGCGCACCAGCACCGCCGTAGTGGCGGCTGCCGCGGCGGCTACCCCAACTATTCCGCCGAGCAAGCCTGTGGCCAGCAAGAACGCAAAACGGCCACAAGAACCCCAGACACCATTTCCGTATCGCGAAGAGGAGGTGCGTTTTACAAACAAAAGCGCTGGTATCAACTTCGCCGGCACCCTAACGGTGCCGCAGGGTGCGGGCCCATTTCCGGCCGTCGTGCTGCTTTCGGGTTCTGGGGCCCAAAATCGCGACCAAGCCGTGTTTGGGCACCGCCCATTCTGGGTTATTGCCGATTATCTGACCCGCCGCGGTATTGCCGTGCTGCGCTTCGATGATCGGGGGGTGGGCCAGTCGGGGGCAATTCGGCCACGGCTACGGCCGCTGATTATGCCACGGATGCCCAGGCCGCCCTGGATTTTCTGCGTACCCGCCGCGACTTAA
- a CDS encoding DUF4974 domain-containing protein, producing MRNRICLALALLFALCGLPTQAQNSSASVLERKVTVTFNQAPLESVLRTLRRQYGVRISYSNTALDLSQPVTLSVQNQSLRSVLNSVLAGKNIGYELVGDQVVLHSTTPSKPSLDSGANAASKGAVTKATAATTSTPNKPTASSKPLPSKKKAPQTSTTVVTNDTAKSGTQSVPTAAPPISASAASVPSNSVDTLAATASSDSTAQPTTPEISAEKTRRPTVTKQVQVSFLGPLGSNGLRSGQTVNRLSLNVLGGYSAGVNGVEAAGLFNVARDSVRGVQVAGLANIVGRNLTGFQGAGLLNVLGGTATGWQAAGLFNVATRPVSGAQTAGLFNYVGPAKKAPQPTDIENTDAKMLPGRPTMQAAGLFNIALGEVRGAQAAGLFNVGGTVRGVQVAGLLNIADSVAGVSIAPLNFVRRGYHRFEVINTESWPVSASLKLGGSPSFYTFFTGAYDGFGSRDRRWGLGYGVGTEVFARRRVSFSLDAVAMHVNEESRGWTDDLNLHNQLRLLVGFAPLKAGGRLRLVAGPTVSVLVTQRYDTERAQVYSSLLQNRSLWLDEGSASTRVLGWVGYSVGVRL from the coding sequence ATGCGAAACCGCATATGCCTAGCCTTGGCCTTGCTTTTTGCCCTATGCGGGCTACCTACTCAGGCCCAAAATAGCTCCGCCTCTGTGCTGGAGCGCAAAGTAACGGTGACCTTCAATCAGGCACCGCTCGAATCGGTGCTGCGTACGCTGCGGCGCCAATATGGCGTGCGAATATCCTACAGCAATACGGCCCTCGATTTGAGCCAGCCCGTGACGCTCAGCGTGCAAAATCAATCGTTGCGCTCTGTACTCAACTCGGTGCTGGCGGGTAAAAACATCGGCTATGAGCTGGTAGGCGACCAAGTGGTGCTGCACTCCACAACTCCGTCCAAGCCTAGCCTCGACTCAGGTGCAAACGCCGCAAGTAAGGGTGCCGTGACGAAAGCAACTGCCGCTACTACTTCAACCCCCAATAAGCCGACAGCATCTAGTAAACCGCTACCAAGTAAGAAAAAAGCCCCCCAGACTTCGACCACCGTGGTTACGAATGATACGGCGAAGTCAGGAACCCAATCGGTGCCAACCGCAGCGCCACCTATCAGCGCGAGTGCGGCCTCTGTGCCATCCAACTCAGTGGATACACTCGCCGCAACCGCCTCATCCGATTCTACAGCGCAGCCTACCACTCCTGAGATTTCGGCAGAAAAAACGAGGAGGCCTACTGTTACCAAACAGGTGCAGGTGTCTTTTCTGGGGCCTCTGGGGTCGAATGGATTGCGTAGTGGCCAAACGGTAAACCGACTATCCTTGAACGTGTTGGGAGGCTATTCGGCGGGGGTAAATGGAGTAGAAGCCGCGGGTCTTTTCAACGTGGCCCGCGACTCGGTGCGGGGTGTGCAGGTGGCTGGTTTGGCTAACATAGTAGGGCGCAACCTCACTGGCTTTCAGGGCGCAGGTTTGCTGAATGTGCTGGGTGGCACCGCCACTGGGTGGCAAGCTGCGGGTTTATTTAACGTAGCTACCCGACCCGTAAGCGGGGCTCAAACGGCTGGCCTGTTCAACTATGTTGGTCCTGCCAAAAAAGCCCCCCAGCCAACGGATATCGAGAACACAGATGCTAAAATGCTCCCCGGCCGACCAACGATGCAGGCCGCGGGATTATTCAACATCGCCTTGGGTGAAGTGCGAGGGGCGCAGGCCGCAGGCTTATTCAATGTAGGCGGTACGGTGCGGGGTGTGCAGGTGGCGGGGTTGCTCAATATTGCTGACTCAGTGGCGGGCGTCAGTATTGCGCCGCTCAACTTTGTGCGCCGTGGCTACCATCGCTTTGAGGTTATTAATACGGAATCGTGGCCGGTAAGCGCCAGCCTGAAGCTGGGCGGCTCGCCTAGTTTCTATACCTTTTTCACGGGCGCTTACGATGGCTTCGGCAGCCGCGACCGACGCTGGGGGCTTGGCTATGGTGTAGGCACCGAGGTATTTGCCCGGCGTCGCGTCAGCTTTAGCCTCGATGCGGTAGCTATGCACGTAAATGAGGAAAGCCGCGGCTGGACTGACGACCTGAATCTGCACAACCAGCTGCGCCTGCTAGTAGGCTTCGCCCCGCTGAAAGCCGGTGGCCGCCTGCGTTTAGTGGCCGGGCCGACGGTGAGCGTGCTCGTCACGCAGCGCTACGATACGGAGCGTGCTCAAGTGTATTCCAGTCTGCTGCAGAACCGCAGCTTGTGGCTGGATGAAGGCAGCGCCAGTACTCGCGTACTGGGGTGGGTTGGCTATAGCGTTGGGGTGCGCTTATAA
- the uvrA gene encoding excinuclease ABC subunit UvrA produces MDALDPREFILIKNARVHNLKNLSVALPRNKFIVVTGLSGSGKSSLAFDTLYAEGQRMYVESLSSYARQFLGRMDKPDVDYIRGISPAIAIEQKVSIKNNRSTVGTSTEIYDYLKLLFARVGRTFSPVSGEQVRKDTVADVVDFLFTLPDGTRVMLLSPLTPSEEGRKMSKELDLLLQKGYSRVVTENGEVSFIEDLIGEGKPEVKGAVHIMIDRAVIRPGDEDLQFRLSDSVQTAFFEGHGTCLVRLDEETRIFSDRFELDGMSFEEPSVNFFSFNNPYGACQTCEGFGSVLGIDEDLVIPDQNLTVFEGAIAPWRTDKQSEWLKPLLKNGIRFDFPIHRPYNELTEAERRLLWDGNKYFEGLDAYFRWVSTQTHKIQYRVLQSRYRGRTTCPDCRGTRLRKDAQYVKIDGQSITDVVLLPVSKALEFFNNLTLTEHDAKVAERLVTEVTNRLGYLHRVGLGYLTLNRLSSTLSGGESQRISLATSLGSALVGSMYILDEPSIGLHPKDAEQLIGVLRSLQKLGNTVIVVEHEEMMMEQADQIIDIGPEAGSGGGNLMFQGTYPEILKNTSTYTGQYLGGKMEVKVPTSRRPWRNTLEITGARENNLKNVNIKFPLNVMTVVTGVSGSGKSTLVKRILAPALMKQLGGGAGEATGRFDRLMGVNGQVTHVEFVDQNPIGKSSRSNPVTYVKAYDAIRTLFSEQPLAKARGLKPSHFSFNIEGGRCEVCQGEGQVKIEMQFMADIYLTCESCNGHKFKQDILDVKFQDKGIDDVLDMTVADAVEFFKGQPKVAERLRPLDDVGLGYIRLGQSANTLSGGEAQRVKLASFLTKGATLQQDKILFIFDEPSTGLHFHDINKLLKALNALIEQGNSVLIIEHNVDIIKCADWIIDLGPEGGLNGGHLLFEGTPEDMVKLKDTNHTARFLADKV; encoded by the coding sequence ATTGACGCGCTTGATCCGCGCGAGTTTATTCTCATTAAAAATGCCCGGGTTCATAATCTCAAAAACCTCAGCGTAGCGCTGCCGCGCAATAAGTTTATTGTCGTGACGGGGCTGTCGGGGTCGGGCAAGTCGAGCCTGGCGTTTGATACGTTGTACGCTGAAGGTCAGCGCATGTACGTGGAGAGCCTGAGCAGCTACGCCCGCCAGTTTCTGGGCCGCATGGACAAGCCCGACGTCGATTATATCCGGGGCATTTCGCCGGCTATTGCCATCGAGCAGAAGGTATCTATTAAGAACAACCGCTCCACCGTCGGCACCAGCACCGAGATTTACGATTACCTCAAGCTGCTGTTTGCCCGCGTAGGTCGCACGTTTTCGCCCGTCAGTGGCGAGCAGGTGCGCAAGGATACCGTGGCCGACGTGGTCGATTTTCTGTTTACGCTGCCCGATGGTACCCGTGTGATGCTGCTGTCGCCGCTGACTCCCTCCGAGGAAGGCCGGAAGATGAGCAAGGAGCTGGATTTGCTGCTGCAAAAAGGCTACTCGCGGGTAGTGACCGAAAACGGCGAAGTGTCGTTCATCGAAGACCTGATTGGGGAAGGCAAGCCGGAAGTGAAAGGCGCCGTGCACATCATGATTGACCGCGCCGTTATCCGGCCCGGCGACGAAGATTTGCAGTTCCGTCTGTCCGACTCGGTGCAAACGGCCTTTTTCGAGGGCCACGGCACCTGCTTGGTGCGCCTCGATGAGGAAACCCGCATCTTCTCCGACCGCTTCGAACTGGACGGCATGAGCTTCGAGGAGCCGAGCGTCAATTTCTTCAGCTTCAACAATCCCTACGGCGCCTGCCAGACCTGCGAAGGCTTCGGCTCGGTGCTGGGCATTGATGAAGACCTCGTTATTCCCGACCAAAACCTGACCGTGTTTGAGGGCGCCATTGCCCCCTGGCGCACCGATAAGCAGAGCGAGTGGCTGAAGCCTTTGCTGAAAAACGGCATCCGCTTCGACTTCCCCATTCACCGCCCCTACAACGAGCTGACCGAAGCCGAGCGCCGCTTGCTTTGGGACGGCAACAAGTACTTCGAGGGCCTCGACGCTTACTTCCGCTGGGTAAGTACCCAGACCCACAAAATCCAGTACCGCGTGCTGCAAAGCCGCTACCGGGGCCGCACCACCTGTCCCGATTGCCGCGGTACCCGCCTGCGTAAAGACGCCCAGTATGTCAAAATCGACGGTCAGAGCATCACCGACGTGGTGCTGCTGCCGGTGAGCAAGGCCCTGGAGTTTTTCAACAATCTGACCCTAACCGAGCACGACGCCAAAGTAGCTGAGCGCCTGGTAACGGAGGTGACCAACCGCCTGGGCTACCTGCACCGCGTGGGCCTGGGCTACCTCACGCTCAACCGCCTGAGCAGTACGCTCTCAGGGGGCGAATCGCAGCGTATTTCGCTGGCTACGTCGCTGGGTTCGGCACTGGTAGGCTCCATGTATATTCTCGATGAGCCCAGCATCGGCCTGCACCCCAAGGATGCGGAGCAGCTGATTGGCGTGCTGCGCTCCTTGCAAAAACTCGGCAACACCGTGATTGTGGTGGAGCACGAGGAAATGATGATGGAGCAGGCCGACCAGATTATTGACATCGGCCCCGAAGCCGGTTCGGGCGGCGGCAACCTGATGTTCCAGGGCACTTACCCCGAGATTCTTAAAAACACCAGCACCTATACCGGGCAGTATCTGGGGGGCAAAATGGAGGTCAAAGTACCCACCTCACGCCGCCCTTGGCGCAACACCCTGGAAATAACCGGCGCCCGCGAAAACAACCTCAAGAACGTCAACATCAAGTTTCCGCTGAACGTGATGACGGTGGTAACGGGCGTATCGGGCTCCGGCAAATCGACGCTGGTAAAGCGCATTTTGGCCCCCGCACTCATGAAGCAGCTCGGCGGCGGAGCGGGCGAAGCCACTGGTAGGTTCGACCGCCTGATGGGCGTAAACGGGCAGGTGACGCACGTAGAATTTGTCGATCAGAACCCGATTGGCAAGTCCTCGCGCTCCAACCCAGTGACGTACGTGAAGGCCTACGACGCCATCCGGACCTTGTTTTCGGAGCAGCCACTGGCTAAAGCGCGCGGTTTAAAACCTTCGCACTTCAGCTTCAATATCGAAGGCGGGCGCTGCGAAGTGTGCCAAGGTGAAGGCCAGGTGAAGATTGAGATGCAGTTTATGGCTGACATCTACCTGACCTGCGAAAGCTGCAACGGCCACAAGTTCAAGCAGGATATTCTGGACGTGAAATTCCAGGATAAAGGCATCGATGACGTGCTCGACATGACCGTAGCCGATGCCGTGGAGTTCTTCAAAGGCCAGCCCAAAGTAGCCGAGCGCCTCAGACCGCTGGACGACGTGGGACTAGGTTATATCCGCTTGGGCCAGTCGGCCAATACGCTTTCGGGCGGCGAGGCCCAACGCGTAAAGCTGGCTTCCTTCCTGACCAAAGGCGCCACCTTGCAGCAGGATAAAATCCTGTTCATCTTCGACGAACCCAGCACCGGCCTGCACTTCCACGACATCAACAAGCTGCTCAAAGCCCTAAACGCGTTGATAGAGCAAGGCAACTCGGTCCTCATCATCGAGCACAACGTCGACATCATCAAGTGC
- a CDS encoding RNA polymerase sigma-70 factor, which produces MSIATEPAADLELRLAELQHTDAEAFMETLFRAFYRSLANVAFRVVQDRAVAEDLVQDVLMNVWKNRETLHITSTYQAYLFRAAMNVALRHAARQKRQVTWDEARLPDPGRNTTDEQVYGQEAEAAVAAALDTLPPQCRAVFLLSRQEGMSYQQIADALEVAPKTVENQMGKALRLLRKGLQGLLHSFLCW; this is translated from the coding sequence ATGTCCATCGCTACCGAACCTGCCGCTGATTTAGAGCTTCGCTTGGCGGAGTTGCAGCATACGGATGCGGAGGCGTTTATGGAAACGCTATTTCGAGCCTTCTACCGGTCGTTGGCGAATGTCGCTTTTCGTGTAGTGCAGGATCGAGCCGTAGCCGAGGATTTGGTGCAAGACGTGTTGATGAACGTTTGGAAAAACCGCGAAACTCTCCACATTACTTCCACTTATCAAGCTTATTTATTCCGGGCAGCCATGAACGTTGCCTTGCGCCACGCCGCTCGTCAGAAGCGCCAAGTCACGTGGGACGAAGCTAGATTACCTGATCCGGGCCGTAACACCACCGACGAACAAGTCTACGGACAGGAAGCCGAAGCTGCCGTAGCCGCCGCTCTTGACACCCTGCCGCCCCAATGCCGCGCCGTATTCTTATTAAGTCGGCAGGAAGGCATGAGTTACCAGCAGATTGCCGATGCCTTAGAAGTGGCCCCCAAAACGGTAGAGAACCAGATGGGCAAAGCGCTACGACTACTTCGAAAAGGCTTACAGGGCTTGCTGCACAGCTTTTTGTGTTGGTAA
- a CDS encoding head GIN domain-containing protein, which produces MKKLLLLLAVSTSLFTTTACNHEGDILGPSVRGTGPTQTETRTINNFSRLELKIDADVILTQGSPQQVRIEAQRNILDVLETELAGDKLEIEYGRYNVRGHDPVRIYITVPALTEVEVAGSGKVSSTTPWTATSFRVGVSGSGEASLNFNRADALRTSISGSGAAKLSGNAPSHNVNISGSGRVDAYDLDTQDSYVAINGSGRSYVRASRTLNADITGSGSVYYRGAPVVSSRITGSGKVLADN; this is translated from the coding sequence ATGAAAAAGCTACTTCTCTTATTAGCAGTATCCACTTCGCTGTTCACCACGACTGCCTGTAACCACGAAGGCGACATACTAGGTCCAAGTGTACGCGGCACGGGCCCGACCCAAACCGAAACCCGAACCATCAATAACTTCAGCCGCCTCGAGCTTAAAATTGACGCTGATGTGATTCTGACCCAAGGCAGCCCCCAGCAAGTGCGCATCGAGGCCCAGCGCAACATCCTTGACGTGCTCGAAACAGAACTGGCCGGTGACAAGCTGGAGATAGAGTATGGACGCTACAATGTGCGCGGCCATGATCCGGTTCGAATCTATATTACGGTGCCTGCCCTAACGGAAGTGGAGGTAGCAGGCTCAGGAAAAGTGAGCAGCACAACACCCTGGACGGCTACCAGCTTCCGGGTGGGGGTATCCGGTTCGGGAGAGGCTAGCTTGAACTTCAATCGGGCCGATGCCCTGCGGACGAGCATATCCGGCTCGGGTGCGGCAAAGCTGAGCGGGAATGCACCCAGCCACAACGTGAATATCAGCGGCTCGGGCCGCGTAGATGCCTATGATCTGGACACGCAGGATAGCTACGTAGCAATAAATGGATCGGGTAGAAGCTACGTGCGCGCCTCACGGACGCTTAATGCCGACATTACCGGCAGTGGCTCGGTATACTACCGCGGCGCCCCCGTCGTAAGCAGCCGAATTACAGGTTCAGGCAAGGTGCTAGCCGACAATTAG
- a CDS encoding FecR family protein, giving the protein MPNLYSDTDAPWDLLAKHLAGEASASEQQELHAWVTATPERLPLLTAAVRAWERGGTVAEEFSEADVEPAWQRFRIAADLAPAAPIQAAIPAGKVVPLWPAARPWLRVAAAVLLLVGVWSLLRIFLLNNRQEEMITVTAGAERQQTTLPDGSKVWVNRHSTLSYAANFNQTARVVQLQGEAFFEVKKDQGRLFTVLANETRTQVLGTSFNVRAYGAEDSVEVAVVTGRVAFSPVRRLPTGSDSVLLTAGLRGVIHRVAPTAAVQKPIVDPNFRAWQRQELVFDNQSLEQLAQTLTRYYDQPVTLANPALGRCRFTGTFAQASLPQVLRVVSLSANLTVSQSGAGYTLDGPGCR; this is encoded by the coding sequence ATGCCCAACTTGTATTCCGACACGGATGCCCCCTGGGATCTTTTGGCCAAACACTTGGCCGGGGAGGCGTCTGCGTCGGAACAACAAGAACTGCACGCTTGGGTGACGGCTACGCCGGAGCGTTTGCCATTGCTTACTGCCGCCGTTCGGGCGTGGGAGCGGGGTGGTACCGTAGCTGAGGAGTTTTCGGAGGCTGATGTTGAGCCAGCTTGGCAGCGCTTCCGGATAGCCGCTGACCTAGCTCCAGCAGCCCCAATTCAGGCAGCAATACCTGCTGGAAAAGTAGTGCCTTTGTGGCCCGCTGCGCGGCCCTGGCTGCGGGTAGCGGCAGCCGTATTGCTGCTCGTCGGTGTTTGGAGCTTGCTCCGCATCTTCTTGCTCAATAACCGGCAGGAGGAAATGATAACCGTAACAGCCGGTGCTGAGCGTCAGCAAACCACTTTACCCGATGGCAGCAAGGTGTGGGTGAATCGACACTCTACGCTTAGCTACGCCGCCAACTTCAACCAAACCGCTCGGGTTGTGCAGCTGCAAGGAGAAGCGTTTTTCGAAGTGAAAAAAGACCAAGGCCGCCTATTCACGGTACTTGCCAATGAGACCCGCACGCAGGTGTTAGGCACTTCCTTCAACGTACGAGCCTACGGCGCCGAGGACTCCGTGGAGGTGGCCGTAGTAACTGGGAGAGTGGCTTTTAGCCCCGTGCGCCGCTTACCGACTGGTTCGGATTCGGTGCTGCTCACGGCGGGGCTGCGCGGGGTAATTCATCGGGTGGCACCCACGGCGGCCGTGCAAAAACCTATTGTAGATCCTAACTTCCGCGCCTGGCAGCGCCAGGAATTGGTATTCGACAATCAGTCGTTGGAACAGCTTGCTCAAACGCTGACCCGCTACTACGACCAGCCTGTAACGCTTGCTAACCCGGCCCTTGGGCGCTGCCGATTCACGGGCACCTTTGCCCAGGCTAGCCTACCCCAGGTGCTACGCGTGGTGAGTTTATCGGCCAACTTAACGGTAAGCCAATCAGGCGCCGGCTACACACTCGACGGGCCGGGCTGCCGCTAG